The Malus domestica chromosome 13, GDT2T_hap1 genome includes a window with the following:
- the LOC103453531 gene encoding myosin-6-like isoform X2, whose amino-acid sequence MAANVNLAVGSHVWVEDSEKAWIDGEVVGVNDEEIEINCTSGKTVTAKASSVYPKDPEFPQCGVDDMTKLAYLHEPGVLQNLKSRYCVNEIYTYTGSILIAVNPFRRLPHLYDNHMMEQYKGVALGELSPHPFAIADAAYRQMINEGISQAILVSGESGAGKTESTKMLMRYLAYMGGRAVSEGRSVEQQVLESNPVLEAFGNAKTVRNNNSSRFGKFVEIQFDQTGRISGAAIRTYLLERSRVCQVSDPERNYHCFYMLCSAPPEDVEKYKLGNPRTFHYLNQSNCYELDGVDDSEEYLTTRKAMDVVGISSEEQDGIFRVVAAILHLGNVNFAKGNESDSSEPKDDNSRFHLKTAAELFMCDEQSLEDSLCKRVMVTRDETIKKSLDPDSAAISRDALAKIVYSRLFDWLVNKINNTIGQDPDSKYLIGVLDIYGFESFKTNSFEQFCINLTNEKLQQHFNQHVFKMEQEEYTKEEIDWSYIEFIDNQDVLDLIEKKPGGIIALLDEACMFPRSTHETFSQKLYQTFKDHKRFNKPKLSPTDFTICHYAGDVTYQTEFFLDKNKDYVVAEHQALLSASKCPFVSGLFPPLPEESAKQSKFSSIGSRFKQQLQSLLETLSAIEPHYIRCVKPNNQLKPAIFENSAVLQQLCCGGVMEAIRISCAGYPTRKTFGEFTSRFKILAPEVLNGSVDEVTACKKLLQKVNLKGYQVGKTKVFLRAGQMAELDAYRSEVLGRSASVIQRKVRSYLCRKKFVLLRLSAIQIQGLCRGQVARHRYENMRREAASVIIQKYGRSYLSRNGYKNLCSSAVSIQIGMRGLAARKELSSRKKTRAATVIQSHCRKHLGHAHYLRMKNAAIAIQCGWRRVVARRELRRLKMAAKETGALQEAKNKLEKEVEELTWRLQLEKRMRADMEEAKTKENAKLQSALKEMQLEFQETKSLLMKEREAAAKASEEAAKAAEAAAKVAEQMPVVQEISVVDQEIVNKLTAENEQLKALVDSLEKKIDETEKKFEETSRLSEQRLKQATEAESKIIDLKTAMQRLEEKLSDIETEDHILRQQALKMSASMKMSEHLAGAPAQPLGNGHHEPLRTTPSKKFGSESFRRSQIERQHEGVDTLMKLVTGNLGFSEGKPVAAITTYKCLLHWRLFEAEKTSVFDRLIQIIGSAIEDQDNIDHMAYWLSNTSTLLFLLQWSLRTAPRKPPTPTSLFGRMTQGFRSSSANLSVGASDLVRQVEAKYPALLFKQQLTAYVEKIYGIVRDNLKKELSLHLSSCIQAPKTAKGGVSKSPEGSTGNSPRANPWNSIIANLNGFLTTFKENCVPPIIVQKIFTQMFSYINVQIFNSLLLRRECCTFSNGQYVKNGLAELELWCSLAKEEYAGSSWDELKYVRQAVGFLVLHQKSRISYDELTNDLCPVLSVQQLHRVCTLFLDDDYNTQSVSPDVISSMNFLMTDDSSSDDSSSFLLDDNSSIPFSIEDISSSMQDQSYSDVKPPAELSENQDFQFLQE is encoded by the exons GCTGCCAATGTCAATTTGGCAGTAGGATCTCATGTTTGGGTCGAGGATTCTGAGAAAGCCTGGATTGATGGCGAAGTTGTAGGAGTCAATGATGAAGAGATTGAAATAAACTGTACATCAGGGAAGACG GTTACAGCCAAAGCATCCAGTGTCTACCCAAAGGATCCTGAATTTCCTCAATGTGGTGTAGATGATATGACTAAGTTGGCTTATCTGCATGAACCAGGGGTTTTGCAGAATTTAAAAAGTAGATACTGTGTAAACGAAATATAT ACTTATACAGGAAGTATATTGATAGCTGTGAATCCCTTCCGGAGACTACCTCATTTATATGATAATCATATGATGGAACAGTATAAAGGTGTGGCTTTAGGTGAGCTGAGCCCACACCCTTTTGCTATTGCTGATGCTGCCTATAG ACAGATGATTAACGAGGGAATAAGCCAGGCAATTTTGGTCAGTGGGGAAAGTGGAGCCGGGAAAACAGAGAGTACAAAGATGCTTATGCGTTATCTTGCCTATATGGGTGGAAGAGCTGTATCTGAGGGGCGGTCTGTGGAACAGCAAGTCTTGGAG TCTAACCCTGTTCTTGAAGCATTTGGTAATGCAAAGACTGTCCGAAACAATAATTCCAG TCGTTTTGGTAAGTTCGTGGAGATTCAGTTTGATCAAACAGGGAGAATCTCAGGAGCTGCCATTAGAACTTATTTATTGGAGCGATCCAGAGTTTGTCAAGTATCTGATCCAGAGAGAAATTACCATTGCTTTTATATGCTCTGTTCTGCACCTCCAGAG GATGTTGAGAAGTACAAATTGGGAAATCCGAGAACATTTCATTATTTAAATCAGTCCAACTGCTATGAGCTGGATGGGGTGGACGATTCAGAGGAGTATCTCACAACTAGGAAAGCTATGGATGTGGTTGGGATAAGTTCTGAGGAGCAG GATGGAATATTTCGAGTTGTAGCTGCAATACTTCATTTAGGCAACGTTAACTTTGCAAAGGGGAATGAATCTGATTCTTCTGAACCCAAGGATGATAACTCTCGGTTCCATCTCAAAACTGCTGCTGAACTTTTCAT GTGTGATGAGCAATCTCTTGAAGATTCTCTGTGCAAACGTGTGATGGTGACCCGTGATGAGACCATAAAGAAAAGCTTAGATCCAGATTCCGCAGCCATCAGTAGAGATGCATTGGCCAAAATTGTTTATTCAAGGTTATTTGATTG GCTTGTGAACAAGATAAACAACACTATTGGTCAGGATCCTGATTCAAAATATTTGATTGGAGTTCTGGATATTTATGGATTCGAGAGTTTCAAGACAAACAG CTTTGAGCAATTTTGTATCAATTTGACAAATGAAAAATTGCAGCAGCATTTCAACCAG CATGTGTTCAAGATGGAGCAAGAAGAATATACTAAAGAAGAAATTGATTGGAGTTACATAGAGTTCATCGATAATCAGGATGTTCTTGATCTCATTGAAAAG aAGCCCGGTGGCATCATTGCTCTTCTGGATGAGGCTTG TATGTTCCCGAGATCAACCCATGAAACATTTTCACAGAAGCTTTATCAAACTTTTAAAGACCATAAACGTTTTAACAAGCCAAAATTGTCGCCTACCGACTTTACCATTTGCCATTATGCCGGTGAT gttacttatcaaacagAGTTCTTCCTGGATAAGAACAAAGATTATGTTGTTGCAGAGCATCAAGCACTCCTTAGTGCCTCCAAATGCCCTTTTGTTTCAGGCTTGTTCCCTCCTTTACCCGAAGAATCTGCCAAACAATCAAAGTTCTCATCAATAGGTTCTCGATTCAAG CAACAACTGCAATCATTGCTTGAAACGCTAAGTGCCATTGAGCCTCACTACATACGCTGTGTAAAGCCAAATAATCAACTCAAACCTGCCATATTTGAAAATAGCGCTGTTTTACAGCAGCTTTGCTGTGGG GGAGTAATGGAGGCCATTCGGATTAGTTGTGCTGGATATCCAACTAGAAAGACCTTTGGAGAATTTACAAGTCGTTTTAAAATTCTGGCACCTGAGGTTCTAAATGGAAG CGTTGATGAGGTCACTGCATGCAAGAAGCTATTACAAAAGGTCAACCTCAAGGGATATCAG GTTGGGAAAACAAAAGTGTTCCTCAGGGCTGGTCAAATGGCAGAACTAGATGCATATAGAAGTGAGGTATTGGGAAGATCGGCTAGTGTTATCCAGAGAAAAGTTCGCTCCTACCTATGTCGCAAAAAATTTGTCTTGTTGCGGTTGTCTGCCATCCAAATCCAAGGCTTATGTAGAG GACAAGTTGCACGCCACCGATATGAAAACATGAGAAGGGAAGCTGCTTCTGTGATTATCCAGAAATATGGTCGCTCGTATCTTTCTAGGAATGGTTATAAAAACTTGTGCTCTTCAGCTGTGTCTATTCAAATTGGTATGCGCGGGTTGGCTGCTCGTAAGGAGCTTAGTTCCAGGAAGAAAACAAGGGCTGCAACTGTGATACAG AGTCATTGCCGGAAACACTTAGGACATGCTCATTATTTGAGGATGAAGAATGCAGCTATTGCCATACAATGTGGTTGGAGACGAGTAGTTGCTCGTAGAGAGTTGCGGAGGCTAAAGATG GCTGCTAAGGAAACTGGTGCTCTCCAAGAAGCcaaaaataagttggaaaaggaAGTTGAAGAGCTAACCTGGCGCCTGCAACTGGAGAAGCGAATGAGG GCTGATATGGAAGAGgccaaaacaaaggaaaatgcGAAGTTGCAGTCTGCTTTGAAAGAGATGCAACTTGAATTTCAAGAAACTAAATCCCTGCTTATGAAGGAACGTGAGGCTGCAGCAAAAGCATCAGAGGAGGCAGCAAAAGCGGCTGAGGCTGCAGCAAAAGTAGCTGAACAAATGCCAGTCGTACAGGAGATTTCAGTTGTGGATCAGGAAATAGTCAATAAGCTTACTGCCGAAAATGAGCAGCTTAAG GCCCTGGTGGATTcactggaaaagaagattgatgAAACAGAGAAAAAgtttgaagaaacaagcagGCTTAGTGAACAGCGGCTCAAGCAGGCTACGGAGGCAGAATCGAAGATAATTGATTTGAAGACTGCCATGCAGAG GCTAGAAGAAAAACTTTCTGACATAGAAACCGAGGACCATATTTTGCGTCAGCAAGCATTAAAGATGTCAGCTTCTATGAAAATGTCAGAGCATTTGGCTGGAGCACCAGCTCAG CCTTTGGGGAATGGTCATCAT GAACCACTGAGAACTACACCGTCCAAGAAATTTGGCTCAGAGTCTTTCAGGAGATCCCAAATTGAAAGGCAACAT GAGGGTGTAGATACTCTTATGAAATTAGTGACAGGTAATCTTGGATTCAGTGAAGGAAAGCCAGTTGCAGCAATAACAACATACAAATGTCTTCTGCACTGGAGATTATTTGAAGCGGAAAAAACTAGTGTATTTGACCGACTTATTCAGATAATTGGTTCTGCAATTGAG GACCAGGATAACATTGATCATATGGCTTATTGGCTTTCCAATACATCTACATTGTTGTTCTTGCTCCAGTGGAGCTTAAGAACTGCTCCACGAAAGCCTCCTACCCCCACATCTTTATTTGGAAGGATGACCCAA GGCTTCCGATCTTCTTCTGCCAATCTTTCAGTTGGTGCTTCTGATTTAGTACGTCAGGTTGAGGCCAAGTATCCAGCTTTGCTCTTTAAGCAGCAACTTACAGCATATGTGGAAAAGATATATGGAATCGTCCGAGACAATTTGAAGAAGGAATTGTCACTTCATCTTTCTTCTTGCATCCAG gcacccaaaACGGCAAAAGGTGGTGTTTCAAAATCACCCGAAGGATCAACTGGGAACAGTCCTCGGGCTAATCCTTGGAATAGCATCATCGCAAATCTTAATGGGTTTCTCACTACATTTAAAGAAAATTGT GTGCCTCCAATTATTGTTCAGAAGATATTTACTCAAATGTTCTCATACATCAATGTACAGATTTTTAATAG CCTTCTTCTTCGTCGAGAGTGCTGCACCTTCAGCAATGGCCAATATGTGAAGAATGGGCTAGCTGAATTGGAGCTATGGTGTAGCCTAGCAAAAGAAGAG TATGCTGGCTCATCATGGGATGAACTCAAATATGTTAGGCAGGCTGTAGGATTCTTG GTTCTACACCAAAAGTCCAGAATCTCCTATGATGAACTAACAAATGACCTATGCCCT GTCTTGAGTGTTCAACAACTTCATAGAGTATGCACACTATTTTTGGATGATGATTACAACACGCAAAGTGTTTCCCCTGAT GTCATTTCCAGCATGAACTTTCTAATGACAGATGACTCCAGCAGTGATGATAGCAGCTCCTTCTTGCTGGATGACAATTCCAG CATTCCTTTCTCGATTGAAGATATATCTAGTTCCATGCAAGACCAGAGCTATTCAGATGTAAAACCTCCCGCAGAACTTTCGGAGAATCAAGACTTCCAATTTTTACAGGAGTAA
- the LOC103453531 gene encoding myosin-6-like isoform X1, producing the protein MDVLIISLSTQAANVNLAVGSHVWVEDSEKAWIDGEVVGVNDEEIEINCTSGKTVTAKASSVYPKDPEFPQCGVDDMTKLAYLHEPGVLQNLKSRYCVNEIYTYTGSILIAVNPFRRLPHLYDNHMMEQYKGVALGELSPHPFAIADAAYRQMINEGISQAILVSGESGAGKTESTKMLMRYLAYMGGRAVSEGRSVEQQVLESNPVLEAFGNAKTVRNNNSSRFGKFVEIQFDQTGRISGAAIRTYLLERSRVCQVSDPERNYHCFYMLCSAPPEDVEKYKLGNPRTFHYLNQSNCYELDGVDDSEEYLTTRKAMDVVGISSEEQDGIFRVVAAILHLGNVNFAKGNESDSSEPKDDNSRFHLKTAAELFMCDEQSLEDSLCKRVMVTRDETIKKSLDPDSAAISRDALAKIVYSRLFDWLVNKINNTIGQDPDSKYLIGVLDIYGFESFKTNSFEQFCINLTNEKLQQHFNQHVFKMEQEEYTKEEIDWSYIEFIDNQDVLDLIEKKPGGIIALLDEACMFPRSTHETFSQKLYQTFKDHKRFNKPKLSPTDFTICHYAGDVTYQTEFFLDKNKDYVVAEHQALLSASKCPFVSGLFPPLPEESAKQSKFSSIGSRFKQQLQSLLETLSAIEPHYIRCVKPNNQLKPAIFENSAVLQQLCCGGVMEAIRISCAGYPTRKTFGEFTSRFKILAPEVLNGSVDEVTACKKLLQKVNLKGYQVGKTKVFLRAGQMAELDAYRSEVLGRSASVIQRKVRSYLCRKKFVLLRLSAIQIQGLCRGQVARHRYENMRREAASVIIQKYGRSYLSRNGYKNLCSSAVSIQIGMRGLAARKELSSRKKTRAATVIQSHCRKHLGHAHYLRMKNAAIAIQCGWRRVVARRELRRLKMAAKETGALQEAKNKLEKEVEELTWRLQLEKRMRADMEEAKTKENAKLQSALKEMQLEFQETKSLLMKEREAAAKASEEAAKAAEAAAKVAEQMPVVQEISVVDQEIVNKLTAENEQLKALVDSLEKKIDETEKKFEETSRLSEQRLKQATEAESKIIDLKTAMQRLEEKLSDIETEDHILRQQALKMSASMKMSEHLAGAPAQPLGNGHHEPLRTTPSKKFGSESFRRSQIERQHEGVDTLMKLVTGNLGFSEGKPVAAITTYKCLLHWRLFEAEKTSVFDRLIQIIGSAIEDQDNIDHMAYWLSNTSTLLFLLQWSLRTAPRKPPTPTSLFGRMTQGFRSSSANLSVGASDLVRQVEAKYPALLFKQQLTAYVEKIYGIVRDNLKKELSLHLSSCIQAPKTAKGGVSKSPEGSTGNSPRANPWNSIIANLNGFLTTFKENCVPPIIVQKIFTQMFSYINVQIFNSLLLRRECCTFSNGQYVKNGLAELELWCSLAKEEYAGSSWDELKYVRQAVGFLVLHQKSRISYDELTNDLCPVLSVQQLHRVCTLFLDDDYNTQSVSPDVISSMNFLMTDDSSSDDSSSFLLDDNSSIPFSIEDISSSMQDQSYSDVKPPAELSENQDFQFLQE; encoded by the exons ATGGACGTGCTGATTATTTCATTGTCCACACAGGCTGCCAATGTCAATTTGGCAGTAGGATCTCATGTTTGGGTCGAGGATTCTGAGAAAGCCTGGATTGATGGCGAAGTTGTAGGAGTCAATGATGAAGAGATTGAAATAAACTGTACATCAGGGAAGACG GTTACAGCCAAAGCATCCAGTGTCTACCCAAAGGATCCTGAATTTCCTCAATGTGGTGTAGATGATATGACTAAGTTGGCTTATCTGCATGAACCAGGGGTTTTGCAGAATTTAAAAAGTAGATACTGTGTAAACGAAATATAT ACTTATACAGGAAGTATATTGATAGCTGTGAATCCCTTCCGGAGACTACCTCATTTATATGATAATCATATGATGGAACAGTATAAAGGTGTGGCTTTAGGTGAGCTGAGCCCACACCCTTTTGCTATTGCTGATGCTGCCTATAG ACAGATGATTAACGAGGGAATAAGCCAGGCAATTTTGGTCAGTGGGGAAAGTGGAGCCGGGAAAACAGAGAGTACAAAGATGCTTATGCGTTATCTTGCCTATATGGGTGGAAGAGCTGTATCTGAGGGGCGGTCTGTGGAACAGCAAGTCTTGGAG TCTAACCCTGTTCTTGAAGCATTTGGTAATGCAAAGACTGTCCGAAACAATAATTCCAG TCGTTTTGGTAAGTTCGTGGAGATTCAGTTTGATCAAACAGGGAGAATCTCAGGAGCTGCCATTAGAACTTATTTATTGGAGCGATCCAGAGTTTGTCAAGTATCTGATCCAGAGAGAAATTACCATTGCTTTTATATGCTCTGTTCTGCACCTCCAGAG GATGTTGAGAAGTACAAATTGGGAAATCCGAGAACATTTCATTATTTAAATCAGTCCAACTGCTATGAGCTGGATGGGGTGGACGATTCAGAGGAGTATCTCACAACTAGGAAAGCTATGGATGTGGTTGGGATAAGTTCTGAGGAGCAG GATGGAATATTTCGAGTTGTAGCTGCAATACTTCATTTAGGCAACGTTAACTTTGCAAAGGGGAATGAATCTGATTCTTCTGAACCCAAGGATGATAACTCTCGGTTCCATCTCAAAACTGCTGCTGAACTTTTCAT GTGTGATGAGCAATCTCTTGAAGATTCTCTGTGCAAACGTGTGATGGTGACCCGTGATGAGACCATAAAGAAAAGCTTAGATCCAGATTCCGCAGCCATCAGTAGAGATGCATTGGCCAAAATTGTTTATTCAAGGTTATTTGATTG GCTTGTGAACAAGATAAACAACACTATTGGTCAGGATCCTGATTCAAAATATTTGATTGGAGTTCTGGATATTTATGGATTCGAGAGTTTCAAGACAAACAG CTTTGAGCAATTTTGTATCAATTTGACAAATGAAAAATTGCAGCAGCATTTCAACCAG CATGTGTTCAAGATGGAGCAAGAAGAATATACTAAAGAAGAAATTGATTGGAGTTACATAGAGTTCATCGATAATCAGGATGTTCTTGATCTCATTGAAAAG aAGCCCGGTGGCATCATTGCTCTTCTGGATGAGGCTTG TATGTTCCCGAGATCAACCCATGAAACATTTTCACAGAAGCTTTATCAAACTTTTAAAGACCATAAACGTTTTAACAAGCCAAAATTGTCGCCTACCGACTTTACCATTTGCCATTATGCCGGTGAT gttacttatcaaacagAGTTCTTCCTGGATAAGAACAAAGATTATGTTGTTGCAGAGCATCAAGCACTCCTTAGTGCCTCCAAATGCCCTTTTGTTTCAGGCTTGTTCCCTCCTTTACCCGAAGAATCTGCCAAACAATCAAAGTTCTCATCAATAGGTTCTCGATTCAAG CAACAACTGCAATCATTGCTTGAAACGCTAAGTGCCATTGAGCCTCACTACATACGCTGTGTAAAGCCAAATAATCAACTCAAACCTGCCATATTTGAAAATAGCGCTGTTTTACAGCAGCTTTGCTGTGGG GGAGTAATGGAGGCCATTCGGATTAGTTGTGCTGGATATCCAACTAGAAAGACCTTTGGAGAATTTACAAGTCGTTTTAAAATTCTGGCACCTGAGGTTCTAAATGGAAG CGTTGATGAGGTCACTGCATGCAAGAAGCTATTACAAAAGGTCAACCTCAAGGGATATCAG GTTGGGAAAACAAAAGTGTTCCTCAGGGCTGGTCAAATGGCAGAACTAGATGCATATAGAAGTGAGGTATTGGGAAGATCGGCTAGTGTTATCCAGAGAAAAGTTCGCTCCTACCTATGTCGCAAAAAATTTGTCTTGTTGCGGTTGTCTGCCATCCAAATCCAAGGCTTATGTAGAG GACAAGTTGCACGCCACCGATATGAAAACATGAGAAGGGAAGCTGCTTCTGTGATTATCCAGAAATATGGTCGCTCGTATCTTTCTAGGAATGGTTATAAAAACTTGTGCTCTTCAGCTGTGTCTATTCAAATTGGTATGCGCGGGTTGGCTGCTCGTAAGGAGCTTAGTTCCAGGAAGAAAACAAGGGCTGCAACTGTGATACAG AGTCATTGCCGGAAACACTTAGGACATGCTCATTATTTGAGGATGAAGAATGCAGCTATTGCCATACAATGTGGTTGGAGACGAGTAGTTGCTCGTAGAGAGTTGCGGAGGCTAAAGATG GCTGCTAAGGAAACTGGTGCTCTCCAAGAAGCcaaaaataagttggaaaaggaAGTTGAAGAGCTAACCTGGCGCCTGCAACTGGAGAAGCGAATGAGG GCTGATATGGAAGAGgccaaaacaaaggaaaatgcGAAGTTGCAGTCTGCTTTGAAAGAGATGCAACTTGAATTTCAAGAAACTAAATCCCTGCTTATGAAGGAACGTGAGGCTGCAGCAAAAGCATCAGAGGAGGCAGCAAAAGCGGCTGAGGCTGCAGCAAAAGTAGCTGAACAAATGCCAGTCGTACAGGAGATTTCAGTTGTGGATCAGGAAATAGTCAATAAGCTTACTGCCGAAAATGAGCAGCTTAAG GCCCTGGTGGATTcactggaaaagaagattgatgAAACAGAGAAAAAgtttgaagaaacaagcagGCTTAGTGAACAGCGGCTCAAGCAGGCTACGGAGGCAGAATCGAAGATAATTGATTTGAAGACTGCCATGCAGAG GCTAGAAGAAAAACTTTCTGACATAGAAACCGAGGACCATATTTTGCGTCAGCAAGCATTAAAGATGTCAGCTTCTATGAAAATGTCAGAGCATTTGGCTGGAGCACCAGCTCAG CCTTTGGGGAATGGTCATCAT GAACCACTGAGAACTACACCGTCCAAGAAATTTGGCTCAGAGTCTTTCAGGAGATCCCAAATTGAAAGGCAACAT GAGGGTGTAGATACTCTTATGAAATTAGTGACAGGTAATCTTGGATTCAGTGAAGGAAAGCCAGTTGCAGCAATAACAACATACAAATGTCTTCTGCACTGGAGATTATTTGAAGCGGAAAAAACTAGTGTATTTGACCGACTTATTCAGATAATTGGTTCTGCAATTGAG GACCAGGATAACATTGATCATATGGCTTATTGGCTTTCCAATACATCTACATTGTTGTTCTTGCTCCAGTGGAGCTTAAGAACTGCTCCACGAAAGCCTCCTACCCCCACATCTTTATTTGGAAGGATGACCCAA GGCTTCCGATCTTCTTCTGCCAATCTTTCAGTTGGTGCTTCTGATTTAGTACGTCAGGTTGAGGCCAAGTATCCAGCTTTGCTCTTTAAGCAGCAACTTACAGCATATGTGGAAAAGATATATGGAATCGTCCGAGACAATTTGAAGAAGGAATTGTCACTTCATCTTTCTTCTTGCATCCAG gcacccaaaACGGCAAAAGGTGGTGTTTCAAAATCACCCGAAGGATCAACTGGGAACAGTCCTCGGGCTAATCCTTGGAATAGCATCATCGCAAATCTTAATGGGTTTCTCACTACATTTAAAGAAAATTGT GTGCCTCCAATTATTGTTCAGAAGATATTTACTCAAATGTTCTCATACATCAATGTACAGATTTTTAATAG CCTTCTTCTTCGTCGAGAGTGCTGCACCTTCAGCAATGGCCAATATGTGAAGAATGGGCTAGCTGAATTGGAGCTATGGTGTAGCCTAGCAAAAGAAGAG TATGCTGGCTCATCATGGGATGAACTCAAATATGTTAGGCAGGCTGTAGGATTCTTG GTTCTACACCAAAAGTCCAGAATCTCCTATGATGAACTAACAAATGACCTATGCCCT GTCTTGAGTGTTCAACAACTTCATAGAGTATGCACACTATTTTTGGATGATGATTACAACACGCAAAGTGTTTCCCCTGAT GTCATTTCCAGCATGAACTTTCTAATGACAGATGACTCCAGCAGTGATGATAGCAGCTCCTTCTTGCTGGATGACAATTCCAG CATTCCTTTCTCGATTGAAGATATATCTAGTTCCATGCAAGACCAGAGCTATTCAGATGTAAAACCTCCCGCAGAACTTTCGGAGAATCAAGACTTCCAATTTTTACAGGAGTAA